The Sorangiineae bacterium MSr11367 genome window below encodes:
- a CDS encoding tetratricopeptide repeat protein — protein sequence MPALLFLAVHAHADDKKSAGSHFQRAVTLYGEADYGAALVEFKQAYQLSPNVNVLYNIAQAQFQLQRYAQALSTFEQYLSEGGESHRPEVLEVVATLQSRVGRLDIHFNVPGTELQIDDEEVAAKRLGKPLTVSVGRRKLVASARGYHPKTQWIDVAAGENVSVDVRLDALEPTPAAVPKEPVLAPAKNADAKPRESQGGPVVIGWTVTAALAAATAVTGIFALKSASDLKSARDAYPADKSDIDSKASKATTFAVTTDVLGGLTLVAAGVSLYWTLTLPSKNEAKVSVAPTGIRFSGSF from the coding sequence ATGCCAGCGCTCCTCTTTCTCGCGGTGCACGCGCACGCCGACGACAAGAAGTCCGCGGGGTCCCATTTTCAGCGCGCCGTGACACTCTATGGGGAGGCCGACTATGGGGCGGCCCTCGTGGAGTTCAAACAGGCTTACCAGCTCTCCCCCAATGTGAATGTTCTCTACAACATCGCCCAAGCGCAATTTCAGCTTCAGCGCTATGCGCAGGCTCTCTCCACCTTCGAGCAGTACCTCAGCGAAGGAGGGGAGTCGCACCGTCCCGAGGTGCTCGAAGTGGTTGCCACACTCCAATCGCGCGTGGGCCGGCTCGACATTCACTTCAATGTGCCCGGCACAGAGCTGCAGATCGATGACGAAGAGGTCGCGGCCAAGCGCCTTGGCAAACCGCTGACGGTCAGTGTGGGCCGCCGTAAGCTCGTCGCTTCGGCGCGCGGTTACCATCCCAAGACCCAATGGATCGACGTCGCGGCGGGCGAGAACGTCAGCGTCGACGTTCGGCTCGACGCCTTGGAGCCGACCCCCGCGGCCGTTCCGAAAGAGCCCGTGCTTGCTCCGGCCAAGAACGCCGACGCGAAGCCGCGCGAATCGCAGGGCGGCCCCGTCGTGATTGGCTGGACGGTCACGGCGGCCCTCGCCGCCGCGACGGCGGTAACCGGGATTTTCGCGCTAAAGAGCGCTTCGGATCTGAAGTCGGCGCGTGACGCGTACCCTGCCGACAAATCCGACATTGATTCGAAAGCATCGAAAGCGACCACGTTTGCCGTGACAACCGACGTTTTGGGTGGATTGACCCTCGTCGCGGCCGGCGTATCGCTCTATTGGACCCTGACGCTCCCTTCGAAGAACGAAGCCAAGGTCAGCGTCGCCCCGACGGGCATCCGGTTCTCCGGCTCTTTTTGA
- a CDS encoding MFS transporter has translation MTASISTDSVAPKAFGALALRGYRAYLLTFMLTMMADNIEHVISYWVVFQKFHSPALGGFAVVSHWLPFLAFSVAIGALNDRLDSRRLIQAGAVLFIVASAGWGYFFVTDTLQMWHAMVLLVIHGCAGVLWVTSSQMLLYDIVGPAALPSAVRLAATARYLGVLVGPGVGSVVMLTLGPTRGIFFNTVFYLPLLLWLIAAPYGRHFRGGSSAPKRAVRGFADIVQTIREVRTIPLLATMILLVGGASFFIGNSYQAQMPGFANDLGHGDPGTAYTMLLAADAAGALLAGIVLESRGGIFKMSPGAAAMLAMGWSAALFGFALVHTYALAIALLFLAGFFELSFSSMAQTLVQMHAPEATRGRVLGLYNMAAAGLRAFSGITVGLVGSIVSVHTSLAVAAGAFVSVSAILFARLRATTT, from the coding sequence ATGACTGCTTCGATTTCGACCGATTCCGTAGCGCCAAAAGCCTTTGGCGCACTCGCGCTGCGTGGATACCGCGCGTACCTGCTCACGTTCATGTTGACCATGATGGCCGACAACATCGAGCACGTGATAAGTTACTGGGTCGTTTTCCAGAAGTTTCACTCGCCCGCGCTCGGCGGATTCGCGGTGGTCTCGCATTGGCTGCCATTCCTCGCGTTTTCGGTGGCCATCGGGGCGCTCAACGATCGACTCGACTCGCGGCGTCTCATTCAGGCGGGGGCCGTTCTCTTCATCGTCGCCTCGGCGGGGTGGGGCTATTTCTTCGTCACCGATACGTTGCAAATGTGGCATGCGATGGTGCTGTTGGTCATTCACGGATGCGCGGGCGTCTTGTGGGTGACCTCGAGCCAGATGCTGCTCTACGACATCGTCGGCCCCGCCGCGCTGCCGAGTGCCGTGCGGCTCGCGGCCACGGCGCGCTACCTGGGTGTCCTCGTGGGGCCCGGCGTCGGCAGCGTGGTGATGCTCACACTCGGTCCAACGCGGGGCATCTTCTTCAACACCGTGTTTTACCTCCCCCTTCTCCTCTGGTTGATCGCGGCGCCCTACGGTCGCCACTTTCGCGGAGGCAGCTCCGCGCCAAAGCGCGCGGTGCGCGGGTTCGCGGACATCGTGCAGACCATCCGCGAGGTGCGCACCATTCCCCTCCTCGCGACCATGATTCTCCTCGTGGGCGGGGCATCGTTTTTCATCGGCAATAGCTACCAGGCGCAAATGCCCGGCTTTGCCAACGACCTCGGGCACGGCGATCCCGGAACGGCCTACACGATGCTGCTCGCCGCCGATGCCGCGGGAGCCCTGCTCGCGGGCATCGTGCTCGAGAGCCGCGGCGGCATCTTCAAAATGAGCCCGGGCGCCGCGGCGATGCTCGCCATGGGCTGGTCCGCCGCGCTCTTCGGTTTCGCGTTGGTGCACACGTATGCCTTGGCCATCGCGCTTCTCTTCCTGGCCGGCTTCTTCGAGCTCTCGTTCAGCAGCATGGCGCAAACGCTGGTGCAGATGCACGCGCCCGAGGCCACGCGCGGTCGCGTACTCGGCCTTTACAACATGGCCGCCGCCGGATTGCGGGCCTTCAGCGGCATCACGGTGGGGCTCGTGGGAAGCATCGTCAGCGTCCACACGTCGCTGGCCGTGGCCGCGGGTGCATTCGTATCGGTGAGTGCCATCCTGTTCGCACGATTGCGTGCCACGACGACCTGA
- a CDS encoding glycosyltransferase, producing the protein MTPHVLMHLLPAIVLAAVGHIERVNRMHAAREYRPARRGHREPMAAVCPVYREDPRLFDRALRSWRNNDLAEVVCVIHEDDIACIEVARACGVRVITVPHRDKRQALKIGWEAVTANLVALVDSDTVWARNLVDVVSAPFADPAIGGVATQSFVLEPVTFWEQLRCGKGPIAVMAAQTVRGRALGCLPGRTAVYRRELLHRIGPDFVNQYFLGVRCGPGDDTRLAALTLRAGYHTVLQANAHVWSRFPNTLGGMLRQRLRHQRNSWREHLTALTGGWLWQHAYLARCVTVSVVLRLGFLLAAVYFIVLAACGEFLAPGLVLTAWCGRRILGAARSLHRAGRPRRVTFGLLAVDILSHGLDAFGLLTLRRQGWLTREEEREHRIIP; encoded by the coding sequence GTGACGCCGCATGTGCTGATGCACCTGCTGCCGGCCATCGTGTTGGCCGCGGTGGGTCACATCGAGCGGGTGAACCGCATGCACGCCGCCCGCGAATACCGGCCCGCCCGACGCGGTCATCGGGAGCCCATGGCGGCCGTGTGCCCGGTGTACCGCGAAGATCCGCGCCTCTTCGATCGTGCCCTGCGCTCTTGGCGGAACAACGACCTGGCCGAAGTAGTCTGCGTCATCCACGAAGACGACATCGCCTGCATCGAGGTCGCGCGCGCCTGCGGCGTCCGGGTGATCACCGTCCCTCACCGCGACAAGCGGCAAGCGCTCAAGATCGGGTGGGAGGCGGTCACCGCCAACCTCGTCGCCTTGGTCGACTCCGACACGGTGTGGGCGCGCAACCTCGTGGACGTGGTCAGCGCGCCCTTCGCGGATCCGGCGATCGGAGGCGTGGCGACACAGTCGTTCGTTCTCGAACCGGTCACATTCTGGGAGCAACTTCGATGCGGCAAGGGACCAATCGCCGTGATGGCCGCGCAGACCGTCCGTGGCCGGGCACTTGGGTGCCTGCCGGGTCGGACCGCGGTCTATCGGCGCGAGCTGCTGCATCGAATCGGCCCCGACTTCGTGAATCAGTATTTCCTCGGCGTGCGCTGCGGCCCCGGCGATGACACCCGACTTGCAGCACTGACCCTTCGTGCGGGCTACCACACCGTCCTGCAGGCGAATGCTCACGTTTGGTCGCGTTTTCCCAACACGCTGGGGGGCATGCTCCGGCAGCGACTACGCCATCAACGCAACAGTTGGCGGGAGCACCTGACCGCCTTGACCGGGGGATGGCTCTGGCAACACGCATACCTCGCCCGTTGCGTCACCGTCTCGGTGGTGCTCCGTCTCGGATTTCTTCTTGCGGCGGTGTACTTCATCGTGCTGGCGGCATGCGGTGAGTTTTTGGCACCAGGCTTGGTGCTGACGGCATGGTGCGGTCGCCGAATCCTCGGCGCTGCGCGTTCTCTGCATCGTGCAGGCCGACCTCGGAGGGTGACCTTCGGCCTCCTTGCCGTCGATATCCTATCTCACGGCCTCGATGCTTTTGGCCTATTGACCCTTCGCCGCCAAGGTTGGCTCACCCGCGAAGAAGAACGCGAACATCGAATAATACCGTAG
- a CDS encoding DUF2252 domain-containing protein — MDILTATMLGKLLRISLFAFSFGIGGCAGAHGDGASANDNSLEVTELGAAPGPLSAAELGAVPDRARLRATNPELDEAAFEIKWQAAKKDAFSFFRAFDAAYHADLASVPPSRVPGGETLCVGDAHPENFGFMKLPSGTRFAINDLDDAGYCPAAFDAARFFAAVTLAYGNDALTKRALERYVDTVKDASRATGIDSDLAPSWKKKREKGLTKYTKDGAFVLGDATDLSSPTPADRAATVSAIAGDPRLGNVTVKDVADYARTTGGSSGLRRIWVLVDSPSARTILELKELASPGVTWGRHTRTLDPSTRFDTLKRAFWNDADPADVFGVSLLGTHFMLRDRLLRDAPNLDELDASELAKVLDVEASQLALLHTSAWATVKKAPMRTWLQGTSQTLATRWKEAWNAASH, encoded by the coding sequence ATGGATATTTTGACGGCCACCATGCTCGGCAAGCTTTTGCGGATTTCGCTGTTTGCTTTTTCCTTTGGTATCGGAGGGTGCGCGGGGGCTCACGGAGACGGCGCGTCGGCGAACGACAATTCGCTCGAGGTAACCGAACTGGGGGCCGCGCCCGGGCCGCTCTCCGCGGCCGAACTGGGGGCCGTGCCCGATCGCGCCCGCCTGCGGGCGACCAACCCGGAGCTCGACGAGGCCGCGTTCGAGATCAAGTGGCAGGCCGCCAAGAAGGACGCTTTCTCGTTCTTTCGCGCGTTCGATGCGGCATACCATGCGGACCTCGCCAGCGTGCCGCCATCCCGCGTGCCGGGTGGCGAGACTTTGTGCGTCGGAGACGCGCACCCCGAGAATTTCGGCTTCATGAAGCTGCCGAGTGGAACGCGCTTCGCCATCAACGATCTCGACGATGCCGGCTATTGCCCGGCGGCCTTCGACGCCGCACGCTTCTTTGCCGCGGTCACGCTCGCATACGGAAACGATGCGCTCACCAAACGCGCACTCGAGCGCTACGTCGATACGGTGAAAGACGCCTCCAGGGCGACCGGCATCGATTCCGATCTGGCGCCGAGCTGGAAAAAGAAGCGCGAGAAGGGCCTCACCAAGTACACGAAGGATGGCGCGTTCGTGCTCGGCGATGCCACCGACCTCTCGTCCCCCACCCCCGCCGACCGCGCGGCCACGGTATCCGCCATCGCCGGCGACCCACGCCTCGGCAACGTCACGGTGAAAGACGTCGCCGACTATGCCCGAACGACGGGCGGCAGCAGCGGCCTCCGGCGCATCTGGGTGCTGGTCGATTCCCCCTCCGCGCGCACCATTCTCGAATTGAAGGAACTCGCCTCGCCCGGGGTGACCTGGGGCCGGCACACGCGCACCCTTGATCCCAGCACGCGCTTCGACACCTTGAAGCGCGCATTCTGGAACGACGCCGATCCCGCCGACGTCTTCGGCGTCTCCCTTCTCGGAACGCACTTCATGCTCCGCGACCGACTCCTGCGCGACGCCCCCAACCTCGACGAGTTGGACGCCAGCGAGCTCGCCAAGGTCCTGGACGTGGAAGCGAGCCAGCTCGCCCTTCTCCACACGAGCGCATGGGCCACCGTGAAAAAGGCCCCCATGCGCACCTGGCTCCAAGGCACGTCCCAAACCCTGGCCACGCGCTGGAAAGAAGCCTGGAACGCAGCCTCCCATTGA
- a CDS encoding metallophosphatase family protein: MIRYAVVSDVHGNRWALDAVLQDARRRGADVLLNLGDAVYGPLDPSGTAALLRDAGLSSRHIRGNEDRVIYESDADASLHGSLKFTRGALSEGDVAWLRSLAPHATVADVRLCHGTPESDEVYLLEQVTEHGVALRDRESLATLVRGVTERVLLCGHTHIPRLIQLDALVIVNPGSVGLPAYSDVRPHPHRMETGSPHARYAIVSVGTTVSVDLIGVAYDWDTAARVASKNGRPDWAEALRTGRAV, from the coding sequence ATGATTCGGTACGCAGTCGTTTCCGACGTGCACGGCAATCGGTGGGCTCTGGATGCCGTCTTGCAGGATGCACGGCGCCGCGGTGCCGATGTGCTGCTCAACCTTGGCGATGCCGTTTATGGCCCGCTCGATCCAAGTGGCACGGCGGCCTTGTTGCGCGACGCTGGACTTTCGAGTCGCCACATTCGGGGCAACGAAGACCGCGTCATCTACGAGAGCGACGCGGATGCGAGCCTGCACGGTTCCCTGAAGTTCACGCGCGGCGCACTTTCGGAGGGGGACGTCGCATGGCTGCGCAGCTTGGCTCCTCATGCCACGGTTGCGGATGTGCGACTTTGTCACGGAACCCCCGAAAGCGATGAAGTGTACCTGCTCGAACAGGTGACCGAACACGGTGTCGCCTTGCGTGATCGCGAGAGCCTCGCGACACTCGTTCGTGGTGTCACCGAGCGCGTCTTGTTGTGCGGGCACACACATATCCCGCGATTGATCCAGCTCGATGCCCTCGTCATCGTCAACCCGGGCAGCGTGGGTCTGCCCGCATATTCCGATGTTCGGCCGCATCCCCATCGAATGGAAACGGGAAGCCCCCACGCGCGGTACGCCATCGTCAGCGTAGGGACGACCGTCTCGGTGGACCTTATCGGCGTGGCCTACGACTGGGATACCGCGGCCAGGGTCGCATCGAAGAATGGGCGCCCCGATTGGGCGGAGGCCCTGCGCACGGGCCGCGCCGTGTAA
- a CDS encoding serine/threonine protein kinase — translation MRIGRYELVAELARGGMGIVYLARVQGPGGFSKLLIIKELKPEFVDDPAILSMFVEEARLAARLQHPNVAQTIEVAQEGNRPYIAMEYLQGQSLATIHRRAKGKLSSEALLRVIIEMLRGLHYAHTLTDYDGANLGLVHRDVSPHNVFITYAGEVKVLDFGIAKAADTQLETRTGVLKGKVAYLAPELVHGREYDARVDVFSAGAMLWEAVAGRPLWRGSKEVDVLHSLINWEVPRIRSACSDISDELANICDKATAPNPAERYESAEALHLALETYLAGQPGKVNSLREIGVTIAEAFKEERERLRRILERALQDLKNGEGDRLAVITPQQGNSQLTSSSKSISWPVTRSPAVEALAPERGGHKTGRMLAGALSVLALSGTGYFVFHSKTGAPAAPEAPVQVQSTVAPSGSSPPVAPSPTPPNTFALVVRTTPPNAKLTIDGFRAQAPYSSRCPAGQALTIGANADGFVPKLEEVVCNDDIALDIALERQPAAVVGHARPPVRARAAVNNAAASPVAPPTTPSAHTPASTDVDPAGGKRPMRPIDPNNPYGNQ, via the coding sequence ATGCGGATTGGCCGGTATGAATTGGTGGCGGAGCTTGCGCGTGGCGGCATGGGGATCGTGTACCTTGCCCGCGTGCAGGGGCCTGGCGGCTTCAGCAAGCTTCTCATCATCAAAGAGTTGAAGCCCGAATTCGTCGACGATCCTGCGATCCTCTCGATGTTCGTCGAGGAAGCGCGCCTCGCGGCCCGCCTCCAGCACCCCAACGTCGCGCAAACGATCGAGGTCGCCCAGGAAGGGAACCGTCCTTACATCGCGATGGAGTACCTGCAGGGGCAATCTCTCGCCACGATTCACCGGCGGGCGAAGGGCAAATTGTCCTCGGAGGCCTTGCTCCGGGTCATCATCGAGATGCTGCGCGGGCTGCACTACGCGCACACCCTCACGGATTACGATGGCGCCAACCTCGGGCTGGTGCACCGTGATGTCAGTCCGCACAATGTATTCATTACCTACGCCGGCGAGGTGAAAGTCCTCGATTTCGGCATCGCGAAGGCCGCCGACACCCAGCTGGAGACGAGAACCGGGGTGCTCAAAGGCAAGGTAGCCTACCTCGCGCCCGAGCTCGTTCACGGCCGGGAGTACGATGCGCGTGTCGACGTGTTCTCCGCGGGCGCCATGCTCTGGGAGGCCGTCGCGGGCCGTCCGCTCTGGCGGGGGTCCAAGGAAGTCGACGTACTCCACAGCCTGATCAACTGGGAGGTTCCCCGCATCCGCTCGGCCTGTTCGGACATCTCGGACGAACTTGCGAACATCTGCGACAAGGCCACCGCCCCGAACCCTGCCGAACGGTACGAGTCGGCCGAAGCCCTTCATTTGGCCCTCGAGACGTACCTGGCGGGCCAGCCCGGCAAAGTCAATTCCCTGCGCGAGATCGGCGTCACCATCGCCGAGGCCTTCAAGGAAGAGCGCGAGCGGCTGCGCCGCATCCTCGAGCGCGCGCTGCAGGATTTGAAGAATGGCGAGGGCGATCGCCTCGCGGTCATCACCCCGCAGCAAGGAAATTCCCAGCTCACGTCGTCGAGCAAGTCGATCAGCTGGCCCGTCACCCGATCCCCCGCGGTCGAGGCCCTCGCGCCCGAGCGAGGTGGCCACAAGACGGGGCGCATGCTCGCAGGCGCTTTGTCGGTGCTCGCTTTGTCGGGTACCGGCTATTTCGTCTTTCATTCGAAAACGGGTGCTCCCGCGGCACCCGAGGCTCCCGTGCAGGTACAATCAACCGTCGCACCCAGCGGCTCGTCGCCGCCCGTCGCGCCGAGCCCCACGCCGCCGAACACATTTGCCCTCGTCGTGCGCACGACGCCTCCCAATGCGAAACTCACCATCGACGGGTTTAGGGCGCAGGCTCCCTACTCCTCGCGATGCCCTGCCGGCCAAGCGCTGACCATTGGAGCCAATGCGGACGGCTTCGTTCCAAAGCTCGAAGAGGTCGTGTGCAATGACGATATCGCACTCGACATCGCCCTCGAGCGGCAGCCCGCCGCCGTGGTAGGACATGCCCGCCCGCCGGTGCGCGCGCGCGCAGCCGTCAACAATGCAGCGGCGAGCCCCGTCGCACCCCCCACGACTCCTTCTGCCCATACCCCCGCCTCCACCGACGTCGATCCCGCCGGTGGAAAGCGGCCCATGCGGCCCATCGATCCCAACAACCCCTACGGCAACCAATGA
- a CDS encoding glycosyl hydrolase gives MAFGCEQADRSEAGEGQDALTVDCSNATDWAAGIAYSVGKVVLYGGNAYQCLQAHTSQADWTPPATPALWTAATCSGGGGGSDAGTDSGGGGVDSGPPPPPPPPPPGGILFSPYKDISINMDWNTSAMRTAVTGSVIPLVGSNGLIPGKSNLRGVTLAFATGECGSENWAGVTRSAFASANIAGLDSNGVSYVVSTGGAAGSFRCSSQSGMTNFINQYMSSHLVGIDYDIEGGLSQSDIDNLVAQTKSAESQFPNLRFSFTLATLAASDGSHGGLNSLGDMVVKSIKAAGLPRYTINLMVMDYGNTSPSVCVVQNGTCNMGQSAIQAVQNLQFAYGIAASQIELTPMIGQNDTVSEVVSLTDVDTISNYVKSQGLAGVHFWSLDRDAPCPGGSTSSTCSSTSNPSLAYTNRFLSDLGN, from the coding sequence ATGGCTTTTGGATGTGAACAGGCGGATCGCTCGGAGGCTGGCGAAGGCCAGGACGCGCTGACGGTCGATTGCTCGAATGCCACCGATTGGGCTGCGGGTATTGCCTATTCCGTGGGAAAGGTCGTTCTGTACGGCGGCAACGCCTATCAATGCCTTCAGGCGCACACCAGCCAAGCCGATTGGACACCACCGGCCACACCGGCCCTGTGGACGGCTGCCACCTGCAGCGGTGGTGGCGGCGGGAGCGATGCAGGCACGGACAGCGGTGGTGGCGGCGTCGATTCCGGACCTCCGCCACCTCCGCCACCGCCTCCTCCTGGCGGAATCCTCTTCAGCCCATACAAAGATATTTCGATCAATATGGACTGGAACACCAGCGCGATGCGGACCGCGGTGACCGGATCCGTCATCCCGCTCGTGGGCAGCAATGGCTTGATCCCTGGCAAGTCCAACCTTCGCGGCGTCACCTTGGCCTTCGCCACCGGCGAGTGTGGCAGTGAAAATTGGGCGGGGGTAACCCGGAGTGCCTTTGCCAGCGCCAACATCGCGGGGCTCGATTCCAACGGAGTGAGCTACGTGGTTTCCACCGGCGGCGCGGCCGGTTCCTTCCGTTGCTCCAGCCAGTCCGGTATGACCAACTTCATCAACCAGTACATGTCATCGCACCTCGTGGGCATCGATTACGATATCGAAGGAGGCTTGTCTCAATCCGATATCGACAACTTGGTGGCACAGACGAAGTCGGCCGAGTCTCAATTCCCGAATCTGCGATTCTCCTTCACCCTCGCCACGTTGGCCGCATCCGACGGCAGCCATGGCGGGTTGAATTCGCTGGGAGACATGGTCGTGAAGTCCATCAAGGCGGCCGGTTTACCGCGCTACACCATCAATTTGATGGTCATGGACTACGGCAACACGTCCCCGTCGGTGTGCGTGGTCCAAAACGGCACGTGCAACATGGGTCAATCGGCCATTCAGGCGGTGCAGAATCTGCAGTTTGCATATGGAATTGCCGCCAGCCAGATCGAGCTGACGCCCATGATTGGACAGAACGACACGGTGAGCGAGGTGGTCTCGCTCACCGACGTCGACACGATCAGCAACTACGTGAAATCGCAAGGCCTCGCGGGTGTCCACTTCTGGTCTCTGGATCGGGACGCACCGTGCCCGGGTGGCTCCACGTCGTCGACCTGCAGCTCGACGTCCAACCCGTCGCTTGCGTACACGAACCGCTTCCTGAGCGATTTGGGGAACTGA